A region of Gadus morhua chromosome 18, gadMor3.0, whole genome shotgun sequence DNA encodes the following proteins:
- the LOC115531460 gene encoding chromobox protein homolog 2 codes for MEGVTVGQVFDAECILSKRPRKGKFEYLVKWRGWSSKHNSWEPEDNILDPRLLAAFHKREQERELLFQKKGKRPRGRPRKILETAPSAKDSPTSSSPSSGLSSSASSSSSEDDDDEDDHAKKAKPGPRPLHPGPQKRPQILLAKPDPVPKKRGRKPLHPDLRALRQAKGRPSPSPPPPPPPPPSPPATAPPPRQQQQALRPHRDGPREESRSGVKKPLQPASFTYTGLSRGSREVAPPGSQGPAGSFTQSASSKPASLNSMWANRSLSNSSTFHNKAAASAHGKSSSDLKRSLSDTGSGRGEGLKTCPPALKHQVGGAEVPGLHGSSKHSGGFGRTQGGVGGSSSQRSLLGQRRQEGVAGQHQHNSSPSSVTSKLTAASPAPPASSLSARDRVTQALSLRALNLQSVAKHGNGHLHGNNNTSAGAGGHAASRSSLRSSSGPVGKGGERAKETRTSSSSSSAAASGQFSSPPAGGAAAEQGSRVRGKEAGAEIGRDAKGAGGHPGRSNSRLEKGSGGGGGGAGAGGSGGRQEDRKHGGQSQTLKELSTGDSDESSSSSGGSGSESERSGGGGGGDDGGGAFLYPGNRPSLGEVVASAGLDGETDWRPARTLLEHVFVTDVTANFITVTVKESPTSVGFFNARKH; via the exons ATGGAGGGGGTGACTGTAGGGCAGGTATTTGACGCGGAGTGCATTCTTAGCAAACGACCAAGAAAG GGCAAGTTTGAATATCTGGTGAAGTGGAGAGGGTGGTCTTCCAA GCACAATAGCTGGGAGCCagaagataatatattagaccCTCGGTTACTGGCAGCTTTCcacaaaag ggagcaggagagagagctgcTGTTCCAAAAGAAAGGCAAGAGACCCAGGGGCCGCCCACGAAAAATATTG GAAACCGCACCTTCAGCCAAAGACAGCCCCACCTCCTCGTCCCCTTCCTCCGGCCTCTCATCGTCcgcctcctcgtcttcctccgaggacgacgacgatgaAGACGACCACGCCAAGAAGGCCAAGCCGGGCCCCCGGCCCCTCCACCCGGGCCCCCAGAAGCGGCCGCAGATCCTCCTGGCCAAACCTGACCCTGTCCCGAAGAAGCGCGGGAGGAAGCCCCTGCACCCTGATCTACGGGCTCTGCGGCAGGCCAAGGGCAggccgtctccctcccccccaccccctcctcctccgccaccttCCCCTCCGGCCACCGCTCCTCCACcgcgccagcagcagcaggccctcAGGCCCCACCGGGACGGCCCTAGAGAGGAGTCCAGGTCAGGGGTGAAGAAGCCCCTCCAGCCGGCCAGCTTCACCTACACGGGGCTGAGCCGGGGGTCCCGGGAGGTGGCCCCCCCGGGCTCCCAGGGCCCCGCCGGCTCCTTCACCCAGTCGGCCTCCTCCAAGCCGGCCTCCCTCAACTCCATGTGGGCGAACCGCTCCCTGTccaactcctccaccttccACAACAAAGCCGCCGCCTCCGCCCACGGGAAGAGCTCGTCGGACCTGAAGCGCTCCCTGTCGGACACGGGCAGCGGCCGGGGCGAGGGGCTCAAGACGTGCCCCCCGGCCTTGAAACATCAGGTGGGAGGCGCGGAGGTACCCGGCCTCCACGGAAGCTCCAAGCACTCGGGCGGCTTCGGGAGAACCCAGGGAGGCGTCGGGGGCTCCTCCTCTCAGCGCTCCCTCCTGGgccagaggagacaggagggagtgGCGGGCCAGCATCAGCacaactcctccccctcctccgtcacctccaagCTTACGGCCGcctcccccgctcctcccgcctcctccctctcggCGCGGGACAGAGTCACCCAGGCCCTCAGCCTGCGGGCGCTCAACCTGCAGAGCGTGGCCAAGCATGGCAACGGCCATCTCCACGGCAACAACAACACTAGCGCCGGCGCCGGAGGCCACGCCGCCTCCCGGTCGAGTCTGAGGAGCAGCTCCGGTCCCGTCGGGAAGGGCGGAGAAAGAGCCAAAGAGAcgcgcacctcctcctcctcctcctctgcggCGGCCTCGGGTCAGTTCTCCAGtccgccagcagggggagccgcCGCGGAGCAGGGCAGCCGTGTGAGGGGCAAAGAGGCGGGGGCGGAGATCGGAAGGGACGCCAAGGGAGCAGGCGGTCACCCGGGGAGGTCCAACAGCCGGCTGGAgaaggggagcggggggggaggcggcggtGCGGGAGCAGGGGGAAGCGGCGGGCGGCAGGAGGACAGGAAACACGGCGGCCAGAGCCAGACGCTGAAGGAGCTGAGCACGGGGGACTCGGacgagagcagcagcagcagcgggggcAGCGGCAGCGAGTCGGagcgcagcggcggcggcggcggaggcgacGATGGCGGCGGCGCCTTCCTGTATCCCGGCAACCGGCCCAGCCTCGGGGAGGTGGTGGCGTCGGCGGGGCTGGACGGCGAGACGGACTGGCGGCCCGCCCGGACCCTCCTGGAACACGTGTTCGTCACGGATGTCACGGCCAACTTCATCACCGTCACTGTCAAGGAGTCGCCCACCAGCGTGGGGTTCTTCAACGCCAGGAAGCACTGA